CTTAGTCACTGGATTTTATGAGTAAGCCCTGTATTCATTCACTCTAAAACTATGCACCTTTTTGACCCGATCAAAATTCGTGAGATCACTTACCGCAACCGCATTGCCGTTTCACCCATGTGCCAATACTCCAGTGTGGACGGCTATGCCAGTGATTGGCACTTTGTCCATTTGGGTAGCCGTGCTGTAGGTGGGGCAGGGTTAGTGATGACTGAAGCCGCAGCAGTAGAAGCAAGGGGTCGCATCAGTCCTCAAGATTTGGGCATTTGGAGTGATGACCATGTGGAAAACTTAGCTCGCATTACTAAGTTTATCCAGGTACAGGGAGCAGTCGCGGGTATCCAGTTGGCTCATGCTGGGCGTAAAGCTAGTGTCTATCGTCCTTGGGACGGTGGGGGAACTGTACCTGAAGATGAGGGAGGATGGAATGAGATTATTGCCCCTAGTGCTATTCCCTTTTCTGATGGCAGTTTAATTCCAAAAGCCCTAGAAATAGAAGAAATTCAAAGTTTAATTCAAACTTTTGTTGATGCAACACATCGAGCCGAGGCAGCAGGTTTTCAGGTAGTGGAGATTCATGCTGCTCACGGTTATCTGCTGCATGAATTTCTTTCACCACTAACTAATCAGCGTACTGATGATTACGGTGGTTCTTTCTTGAACCGCACCCGCTTACTTAGAGAGGTGGTTCAGGCAGTTCGGCAACATTTGCCTGAGCGTTATCCCCTGTTTTTACGCATTTCTGCCACAGACTGGGTTGAGGGTGGTTGGGATATTGAGCAGTCGGTTGAGTTAGTGGGACAACTGCAACCACTAGGTATAGATTTGGTTGATTGTTCTTCAGGGGCAATTATCCCCAAAGTTTCAGTACCTACTGGCGCTGGATATCAAACGCCATTTTCTGAACGCATACGACGTGAGACAGGAATTTTAACAGGCGCTGTGGGAATGATTACTGCACCGCAGCAAGCGGATCACATTATTCGGACAGGTCAAGCTGATATGGTGCTACTAGGTCGTGAGTTATTACGCGACCCTTATTGGCCGCTAAAAGCATCTATAGAATTGAATCAATCAGGATCTTGGCCTCCTCAATATCTCAGAGGGAAACCTTAATTTTTAGATAATAGTCAGGGATTTATGGGAAGAGTTGAAGGTAAAGTTGCTCTCATTACTGGTGGCGCTTCAGGAATTGGTAAGGCAACTGCTAAATTACTAGCAAGTGAAGGTGCAGTTGTAGTTTTTACTGATTTAGATCAGCGTGATATTACTAGCGTTAGTGCAGAAATTGGTAGCAATGCGATTTTTTTCCCGCATGATGTTACCAATTCACAACAATGGGAAGAGGTAATCAACCTGATACGCGATCGCTTTCACAAATTAGATATCCTGGTAAACTGTGCTGGTATTGCTGGCATCAATGCGGCACAAGATCCCGAAAACGCGACATTAGACACTTGGCGACAGGTGATGAATATAAATATGGAAGGCGTTTTTCTGGGATGTCAACACGCCATACCGCTAATGAAAGCAACAGGCGGCGCAATTGTAAATATTTCATCCTACGCTGCCATAATTGGTACGCCCTTAGCAGTTGCTTATGGTGCAAGTAAAGCTGGTGTGCGTCAATTTTCTAAATCAGTTGCTTTGTATTGCGCTCAACAAGGTTACAAAATTCGTTGTAATTGCATCTTGCCAGGAGCCATTTTAACTCCAATGTGGGAGGGATTTCTTGGTAGTGGAGATGAGAGAAATCAACGCAGTGAGCAAATTACTAAACAAATACCCTTGGGTGTGTGGGGACAACCAGAAGATGTTGCTTATGCAGTTCTTTATTTTGCTTCGGATGAATCAAAATTTGTTACTGCTGCGGAGTTGGTAATTGATGGTGGTCAATCTGTCGGTTGATAGGTGAGGGAAGAGTGCGATCGCTATTTATTTACGCTTTCAACAATAGACAATACGCCAAGATATATAATGATTAATATTATAATCTCATTATTAGGAGAAAAGTGTCATGTCTAATTCTTCTGAAAGTGAAAACGAATCTTTTACTTTTTCTGATTTTAAAAATAGTATGGATGAAAGCTTAAAAAGTTCTCTGGAAGCAGTCGAACGTTTGAAAGCTACCGATACCAGTGAAATGAATGCTGATCAATTGACAGAACATCAACACGAAATCGCAGAAATGGAAGGAGTAGCTTCAACTCTCAAGCAAATGCGATTTGAAGATTTAGAGAATCTAGAAGCAAAGATACAAGACGCAGAAAAGCACTTGCTCGATAGTTAACGAAGCCACATATAATATTAAGAATGTTTAAATTATATGATTATTTTTCCTCTGGAAACTGCTATAAAATTCGGTTGCTTCTGACACAACTACAAATACCGTTTCAAAGAATAGATGTAGACATACTTAAAGGTGAGTCTCGGACACCAGAATTTTTAACCATCAATCCCAACGGGCGTGTGCCTGTTTTAGAAACTGAATCAGGTCAATTTATAACAGAATCAAATGCTATCCTTTTTTATTTAAGCCAAAATACAATTTTTTTTCCTAATGATGCTTTTGAGCAAGCACAAGTAATGCAATGGTTATTTTTTGAGCAATATAGCCACGAACCATACATTGCTACCTCAAGATACTGGATTTCTATCCTTGGAAAAGCTGAAGAATATCGAGATGCTATCCAGCAAAAACGTCAACCTGGCTATGCTGCATTAGGTGTAATGGAGAAACATTTAACAAATCAGCATTTTTTTGTTGGAAATCGTTACACGATCGCAGACATTGGATTATTCGCTTATACCCACGTTGCTGATGAAGGAGAATTTGATTTAACTAAATTTCCAGCTATTCAAAAATGGATAGATCGTGTTAAATTCCAGCATAATTACATTGACATTACTGAATCTTAATTCTTTGCACGATAATTTATGAGCTACTTTCGCCAAAATATTGATTTGATGTCTGGCTACC
This genomic interval from Oculatellaceae cyanobacterium contains the following:
- a CDS encoding NADH:flavin oxidoreductase/NADH oxidase; its protein translation is MHLFDPIKIREITYRNRIAVSPMCQYSSVDGYASDWHFVHLGSRAVGGAGLVMTEAAAVEARGRISPQDLGIWSDDHVENLARITKFIQVQGAVAGIQLAHAGRKASVYRPWDGGGTVPEDEGGWNEIIAPSAIPFSDGSLIPKALEIEEIQSLIQTFVDATHRAEAAGFQVVEIHAAHGYLLHEFLSPLTNQRTDDYGGSFLNRTRLLREVVQAVRQHLPERYPLFLRISATDWVEGGWDIEQSVELVGQLQPLGIDLVDCSSGAIIPKVSVPTGAGYQTPFSERIRRETGILTGAVGMITAPQQADHIIRTGQADMVLLGRELLRDPYWPLKASIELNQSGSWPPQYLRGKP
- a CDS encoding glutathione S-transferase family protein, producing the protein MFKLYDYFSSGNCYKIRLLLTQLQIPFQRIDVDILKGESRTPEFLTINPNGRVPVLETESGQFITESNAILFYLSQNTIFFPNDAFEQAQVMQWLFFEQYSHEPYIATSRYWISILGKAEEYRDAIQQKRQPGYAALGVMEKHLTNQHFFVGNRYTIADIGLFAYTHVADEGEFDLTKFPAIQKWIDRVKFQHNYIDITES
- a CDS encoding glucose 1-dehydrogenase; this translates as MGRVEGKVALITGGASGIGKATAKLLASEGAVVVFTDLDQRDITSVSAEIGSNAIFFPHDVTNSQQWEEVINLIRDRFHKLDILVNCAGIAGINAAQDPENATLDTWRQVMNINMEGVFLGCQHAIPLMKATGGAIVNISSYAAIIGTPLAVAYGASKAGVRQFSKSVALYCAQQGYKIRCNCILPGAILTPMWEGFLGSGDERNQRSEQITKQIPLGVWGQPEDVAYAVLYFASDESKFVTAAELVIDGGQSVG